From a single Sphaeramia orbicularis chromosome 4, fSphaOr1.1, whole genome shotgun sequence genomic region:
- the mrpl47 gene encoding large ribosomal subunit protein uL29m, with protein sequence MWQDALLNMAACSSAGRVLSLCRRFQNVLRISSATNIQRSAVNVTKYHCQLYRETSPLVSPFWSSPTSTASQCRGLHTTISRRGLEEFFDLPENWGEANVKSGAPWTAKQLRTKSNEDLHKLWYVLLKEKNMLLTLEQESKRQRLQMPSPERLRKVERSMFRLETVVTERETALRLLQTGQEKGRPGAWRRNLFGYIYWYRFKEYAIPWYMNKRYKRKTFYTPHFVQPHMRLRLEKHLRDKTRKANSEKQKLAKLKEKFPLMKVPAS encoded by the exons ATGTGGCAAGACGCACTATTAAACATGGCGGCGTGCTCATCTGCAGGCCGCGTTTTGAGTCTTTGCAGGCGTTTTCAAAATGTCTTAAGGATATCTTCTGCGACGAACATTCAGCGTTCGGCTGTTAATGTGACCAAATATCACTGTCAGCTCTACAG AGAAACGTCACCACTTGTTTCCCCATTTTGGTCGAGTCCCACCAGCACTGCGAGCCAGTGTCGAGGCCTGCACACCACCATCAGCAGGAGAGGACTGGAAGAGTTCTTTGACCTTCCAGAGAACTGGGGGGAGGCCAACGTCAAATCAG GTGCTCCATGGACCGCTAAACAACTGAGAACAAAAAGTAATGAAGATTTACACAAACTCTG GTATGTGCTGTTAAAAGAAAAGAACATGCTACTCACACTGGAGCAGGAATCAAAGCGGCAACGACTTCAAATGCCAAGTCCAGAAAGATTAAGGAAG GTTGAGCGGTCAATGTTCAGGCTGGAGACGGTGGTAACGGAGAGAGAAACTGCACTGCGTCTGTTGCAGACGGGTCAGGAGAAGGGcaggcccggagcctggaggaGGAACCTATTCGGATACATCTATTG GTATCGATTCAAAGAGTATGCAATTCCTTGGTACATGAATAAAAGGTATAAGCGAAAGACGTTCTACACTCCACACTTTGTCCAGCCACACATGAG GTTGCGTCTGGAGAAGCACCTCCGGGACAAAACCAGGAAGGCCAACTCAGAAAAGCAAAAGCTCGCTAAACTCAAGGAAAAGTTTCCCCTCATGAAGGTTCCTGCATCTTGA